The following are encoded in a window of Bradyrhizobium sp. WBOS07 genomic DNA:
- a CDS encoding ABC transporter ATP-binding protein: MPEFLDIKHLDAGYGRSQVLFDVTLGIPWRGGVAVLGRNGAGKTTLMKTIVGELPAWKGEVAFDGRDISRRATQERVRAGIGYVPQEHSVFARLSVRDNLAVGSLAKKDASAVDRVLTIFPKLGQRLDQPAGTLSGGERKMLAIGRAMLGDPKLLLLDEPTEGVWIGVIEEITERLIELAKEIAVIIVEQHLDLALRVADYAYVLDRGRVALQGEAGQVRGNPELMRYLAP, translated from the coding sequence GTGCCTGAATTTTTGGACATCAAGCATCTCGACGCCGGCTATGGCCGGAGCCAGGTCCTGTTCGACGTCACGCTCGGCATTCCCTGGCGCGGCGGCGTCGCCGTGCTCGGGCGCAACGGCGCCGGCAAGACCACGCTGATGAAGACCATCGTCGGCGAGCTGCCGGCGTGGAAGGGCGAGGTCGCCTTCGACGGCCGCGACATCAGCCGCAGAGCCACCCAGGAGCGCGTCCGCGCCGGCATCGGCTACGTGCCGCAGGAGCATTCGGTGTTCGCCCGCCTGTCGGTGCGCGACAATCTCGCGGTCGGCTCGCTGGCGAAGAAGGATGCTTCGGCGGTCGATCGCGTGCTGACGATCTTCCCGAAGCTCGGCCAGCGCCTCGACCAGCCCGCCGGCACGCTCTCCGGCGGCGAGCGCAAGATGCTCGCGATCGGCCGCGCCATGCTGGGCGATCCCAAGCTGCTGCTGCTGGACGAGCCGACCGAAGGCGTCTGGATCGGCGTGATCGAGGAGATCACCGAGCGCCTGATCGAGCTCGCCAAGGAGATCGCCGTCATCATCGTCGAGCAGCATCTCGATTTGGCGCTCCGCGTCGCCGATTACGCCTACGTGCTCGACCGCGGCCGCGTCGCGCTGCAAGGCGAGGCGGGGCAGGTGCGGGGCAATCCGGAACTGATGCGGTATCTGGCGCCGTAG
- a CDS encoding ABC transporter ATP-binding protein — MLLEAAGIKKVFGKLTALDDAALSVGENEFHGLIGPNGSGKSTLMKCIAGAEVPTQGKVSFVNTDITAYTPTERARAGMSLKFQITSVLPSLTLYDNILLALQAQSSLFDLVFSRTRGALHDQVMTMLTQFRLADRAFEAAAALSHGQQQWLEIAMALAGKPKLLLLDEPTGGMSLEERRVTGELLQPIKQHCSLVIVEHDLDFIRDICDRLTVLDQGRVLASGTVSEIQANKAVQEIYLRRA; from the coding sequence ATGCTCCTTGAAGCCGCCGGCATCAAAAAGGTCTTCGGCAAGCTCACCGCGCTCGACGACGCGGCGCTCAGCGTCGGCGAGAACGAATTCCACGGCCTGATCGGACCCAACGGCTCCGGCAAGAGCACGCTGATGAAGTGCATCGCCGGCGCCGAGGTGCCGACGCAGGGCAAGGTCTCCTTCGTCAACACCGACATCACCGCGTATACGCCGACCGAGCGCGCGCGCGCCGGCATGAGCCTCAAATTCCAGATCACATCCGTGCTGCCGTCGCTGACGCTGTACGACAACATCCTGCTTGCGTTGCAGGCGCAGTCCTCGTTGTTCGACCTGGTGTTCTCGCGCACCAGGGGCGCGCTGCACGACCAGGTCATGACCATGCTGACGCAGTTTCGCCTGGCCGATCGCGCCTTCGAGGCCGCAGCCGCGCTGTCGCACGGCCAGCAGCAATGGCTGGAGATCGCGATGGCGCTCGCCGGCAAGCCCAAACTTCTTTTGCTCGACGAGCCCACCGGCGGCATGAGCCTGGAGGAGCGCCGCGTCACCGGCGAGCTGCTGCAGCCGATCAAGCAGCATTGCTCCCTCGTCATCGTCGAGCACGACCTCGATTTCATCCGCGACATCTGCGATCGTCTCACCGTGCTCGACCAGGGCAGGGTGCTGGCCTCGGGCACCGTGTCCGAGATCCAGGCCAACAAAGCCGTCCAGGAGATCTATCTGCGCCGTGCCTGA
- a CDS encoding branched-chain amino acid ABC transporter permease, which produces MLRPMSVVREAIATDMGDEAGGAMAEGAAAGQARDRVRAGRKILPIVEAVVLVAALLAPLVLQDYLTVFATRVIILALFALSFDLVWGYAGIMSFGQALFFGSAGYGVALLARDLNVTNIFLVLPAGTLIGLAFALLLGGFLLLGRHPSSVIFVSLGTLTGSYAADRLARGWYYLGGQNGIPSIAPMSLGSYDFTEGPAFYYLVLGILVAVYLLCRFLVRSQFGLALAGLRENEQRIAFFGYKVQHLKAIIFTIGGAVAGLAGSLYAFHEGFVWPNMVGVVVSTQVVLYVLFGGSGTLIGAVIGAVIVEGVSFWLSDNYRDIWPIILGLLLLLVILFRPLGLISFLLGERERVGNFGARPKENVKETRDAP; this is translated from the coding sequence ATGCTGAGGCCGATGAGTGTGGTAAGAGAAGCCATCGCCACCGACATGGGCGACGAAGCGGGCGGTGCGATGGCTGAGGGCGCAGCGGCGGGGCAGGCCAGGGACCGCGTCAGGGCGGGACGGAAGATCCTGCCGATCGTCGAGGCCGTCGTGCTGGTCGCGGCGCTGCTCGCGCCGCTGGTGCTGCAGGATTATCTCACCGTGTTCGCGACGCGCGTGATCATCCTGGCACTGTTCGCGCTGTCGTTCGACCTGGTCTGGGGCTATGCCGGCATCATGAGCTTCGGCCAGGCGCTGTTCTTCGGCTCGGCTGGGTATGGCGTCGCACTGCTCGCGCGCGACCTCAACGTCACCAACATCTTCCTGGTGCTGCCGGCGGGCACGCTGATCGGACTTGCCTTCGCGCTGCTGCTCGGCGGCTTCCTGCTGCTGGGACGGCATCCCTCCAGCGTGATCTTCGTCTCGCTCGGCACGCTCACGGGCTCCTACGCCGCAGATCGGCTGGCGCGCGGCTGGTATTATCTCGGCGGCCAGAACGGCATCCCCTCGATCGCGCCGATGTCGCTGGGCAGCTACGATTTCACCGAAGGTCCGGCGTTCTATTATCTCGTGCTCGGCATTCTCGTCGCCGTCTACCTGCTCTGCCGCTTCCTGGTGCGCTCGCAATTCGGCCTCGCGCTGGCGGGCCTGCGCGAGAACGAGCAGCGCATCGCCTTCTTCGGCTACAAGGTGCAGCACCTCAAGGCGATCATCTTCACCATCGGCGGCGCTGTCGCCGGCCTTGCCGGCAGCCTCTATGCCTTCCACGAAGGTTTCGTCTGGCCCAACATGGTCGGCGTCGTGGTCTCGACGCAAGTGGTGCTCTACGTGCTGTTCGGCGGCTCCGGCACGCTGATCGGCGCCGTGATCGGTGCCGTGATCGTCGAGGGCGTCAGCTTCTGGCTCTCGGACAACTACCGCGACATCTGGCCGATCATTCTGGGACTGCTGCTACTGCTCGTGATCCTGTTCCGCCCGCTCGGCCTGATCAGCTTCCTCCTTGGCGAGCGCGAACGGGTCGGCAACTTCGGCGCGAGACCCAAGGAAAACGTCAAGGAGACGCGCGATGCTCCTTGA